The following DNA comes from Passer domesticus isolate bPasDom1 chromosome 13, bPasDom1.hap1, whole genome shotgun sequence.
TGAGATTTGCAATGTAGGTGGTGGCCCCgtctgccaccagctcctgagtatttctcatttcttgttctttctctgtgtgacacagggctgtTGGGATGAGTCTCTGCTGTACAAGAGTTTTTAATTTGCAGGTTGGGGGTGTCAGTTTGTCCCCGGGATgtgggagaggggcagggaggaggagcagccctgccgtGTCTGGTACTGCAATGTTCAAAGCACAAGTCTTTTACATTTCTACAGTGGAGACCGTTAAGGAGTTCTGgcatttgtctttttaatttgcAACCTTATGTTAATAAACTATTAGCCTTTTTAGTTCcgtaattaaaaataaaactgtcaCGTGTTTTGATTTGCTTCTTGTCGCACTCCTGTTGCAAAATCAACCCaaaggggctttttttttttttccttttgtttttaatgatgATTTCAGTGAACGTTATCACACAGTGAAATCACTGGGAGCCAGGTCACCGTGGTGAAAGTTAGCACGAGGCTCTTTTGTAATCGGCCCTGAGTCATGTCTGCACATTCAGTGCTGGGTTCTGTACAGCACCCAGTGTCCCAGCCTCCCTTTTTTGAAGGAAAGGTGAACGGGCTGCGCTTGGGATTGCTGGGTTTGCCTTTAGTCACTGTGCTCCTTGGTGTGTGAAACAACCCAATTTTGTGTCCCCCCTCCTTTCATGTCCACTTAGCCTTGCTTCATAACTATTTAGAAATAAAAGTGAGGCAATTTTTAAAGATGGAACAGTTTGGGCTCGGGATATCTGCACCATCTTAACAAATCCCCTTTATGCTGGGAAGGTTTTTGTGGAGGAAGAGATCCTGTTCCAGTGGGAATCACATTTCCACAAGTGATGGATTTCcaggggtgctgctggggtCCCTCACGCTGTGGATGACAATTAAAGGCTCTGGGGAAGGCGTTTGTCCaaacccagcctgctgcagctcagccccgAGCTCTTCCAGCCGACCTTGATAAAAACACCCAGCCCAAACCCAGCCACGCCAATTAATGGGTTAATTCCTACCGGTTTCCGCTGAGAATAAATTAATCTATCCCGGCCCTGTCCCGGCTCTATCCCGGGTCTGTCCCCGCTCTATCGCGGCTCTGTCCCGGGTTTATCCCGGCTCTATCCCGCTCTATCCCGGCTCCGTCCCGGCTCTATCCCGCTCTATCCCGGCTCTGTCCTGGCTCTATCCCGCTCTATCCCGGCTCTATCCCGGGTTTATCCCGGCTCTATCCCGCTCTATCCCGGCTCCGTCCCGCTCTGTCCCGGCTCTATCCCGGCTCTATCCCGCTCTGTCCCGGCTCTATCCCGGCTCTATCCCGGCTCTATCCCGCTCTGTCCCGGCTCTATCCCGGCTCTATCCCGCTCTGTCCCGGCTCTATCCCGGCTCTATCCCGCTCTGTCCCGGCTCTATCCAGCTCTATCCCGGCTCCATCCCGGCTCTATCCCGCTCTGTCCCGGCTCTATCCCGGGTCTGTCCCGCTCTGTCCCGCTCTATCCCGGCTCTATCCCGGCTCTATCCCGCTCTGTCCCGCTCTATCCCGGCTCTATCCCGCTCTATCCAGCTCTATCCCGGCTCTATCCCGGCTCTATCCCGGCTCTATCCCGCTCTATCCAGCTCTATCCCGGCTCTATCCCGGCTCTATCCCGCTCTGTCCCGCTCTATCCCGCTCTGTCCCGGCTCTATCCCGCTCTGTCCCGGCTGTATCCCGCTCTATCCCGGCTCTATCCCGGCTCTATCCCGCTCTATCCCGGCTCTATCCCCGCTCTATCCCGGCTCTATCCCCGCTCTATCCCGGGTCTGTCCCGGCTCTATCCCGGGTTTATCCCGGGTCTGTCCCCCTCTATCCCGGGTTTATCCCGGGTCTGTCCCCCTCTATCCCGGGTCTGTCCCGGGTCTGTCCCGCTCTATCCCGGGTTTATCCCGGCTCTATCCCGGGTCTGTCCCGCTCTGTCCCGCTGCCCTCCGCCCGCCAGGGGGCGCGGCTCTGTCCCGGGCCGGCGCGGGCCAAGCGGAAGCGGAAGCGCTCCTGGCTCCTCTtccgggcgggcggcgcggcggcggcagcgggtgAGGCACCGGGAGCGGCAATCCGCGTTCATCGGGGCCATCCGCGGCCATCGGGGCCATCTCcggccggcggggcggcggcggggagcgggaAGGGCCGGGCTGGCCGGGGGAGCTCGGCCTCCCTCAGGCTGCGCTTCCCCGGCTCATCGCTGAGGGAGCGCAGCGCGGCCCGGGCGCTGCCAGGGTGTGCGCTCAGCAGCTGAGCAAAACCCGCCTTTAATTTGATTTATCGCTGATTTGATTTACCCTTTGCTGTCAGGATCAGTGGTGCCCTgactggcactgctgcagcgCAGTTGTTAAAGCTTAGGAAAGGCCAGAATAATGTTGGGTTTGCAGATGTGTTACCTGTGAGCGTTCCTGGCGGTGCTGGGGCAGTGCGAGTTCCCTCTGCAAGCCCAAAATAGACATTTTTATAGATGGATGTGAATGAGAGTGGTTCAGGGCAGCATCCAGGTGTCCGGGGCGCTGGGAACGGGGAGATTGGGACGGGAAGAGCGGTCTGATGTGCACGTGTGGCAGTCACAGGGTCAGCCAGGGAAGAGGCTCCAACTTACTTGGAATCTGGGATATCAGGGTTTGTTGATCAGTGgtgggatttaaaaaaattgaaattaattttttttttttgccgcGGGAGACTGTGGGCATGGCTGTGTGCTGTGAGCACCTCTCCAAccgctgtggggttttttttttgcgcAGCCAAAATGAAGTTCAACCCCTTTGTGACCTCGGACCGCAGCAAGAACCGCAAAAGGCACTTCAATGCCCCCTCGCACATCCGCAGGAAAATCATGTCCTCGCCGCTGTCCAAGGAGCTGCGGCAGAAGTACAACGTGCGCTCCATGCCCATCCGCAAGGACGACGAGGTCCAGGTACTGCCCTGCCCGCCTCCGCCTCCTCCGGGGCGTTTCCAGCAGGGATTTCCCCGTGGAAagggggctggggcactggaactgcccagggagggttggatccccatccctggagtgtcccaggaagggctggaggtggcactcggggctctgggctggggatgtGGCATAATTTGGGTTTGATGATCTTAAAAGTCTTTTTCAAGCCAGCTGAGTCTGGGATTCTGTTTTCATGTGCAGCCTGTGCAAAAGGCAAGGACGAGACAAGCTGGTATTAATGCTGGAGCTTTGCCTTCAGCATGGCAGAAATAATTAAGTTAATCCAGTCATGACTTGGGCTGTCAAGTGTTTCTTAAATTCACTTCATTTAAATTCACTTTAAATTCACTTCAGTGATAAGGAAGGCACAGGTGTGCTAGAAATTGTGCTACACTTCAGCTACATGCTGATCATTGTGCTGAGCTAAAAATTTTCAACCATAAAGCACAAAGCAAAGAACTGGGTTTTTTAATAGACTGTTTGCTATCTGTGATATTTGAATGATTGGATTAGATATGAGTCCAAGCTAAGTGGCTTTTTTTTATATAAAGCACAATGATAGGTGAAAAATGAGGGTAAAAGCTGTTAAAAATGGAAACATGGCTGTCGCTATaggacacaaaataaaacaacacacATGCTGGAACCTACAGGGTAAAAAGAAGGgaagttttattttctgactccaacatttatagactTTCAAAAGTGGCAGCATTGGAGgatgaaagtgccacctctccaatgacactggacaagaCAACAgcccatcaaatttctcctcctccagagaAGAATGTAAAACAATagttatttatataaaaatacgTGAGAAAGTtcgttacaagaatgtaaacatcagaaggctcaGAAGAACAGGGCAACACCTGGCTGCAAAGCTGCAGAGCTCCCTCATTGGGATTTGCTGCAGAGAAAATGGGGGGAGGCACAATCCTGATCCATTTTGTGTTCTGTGTTAGTAACGCTGAAATTGTCGGGTCACTCCTGTGTTTGTGGCTTGCATCCTGTGCTGGGTGGCTCAGTCCTGGCTTGcgagctgggctggctgctccagggctgcctctggagctcagggtgtgtgctgtgtgtgtgtgcaggtggtgAGGGGACACTACAAGGGCCAGCAGATCGGCAAGGTGGTGCAGGTGTACAGGAAGAAGTACGTGATCTACATCGAGCGCGTGCAGCGGGAGAAGGCCAACGGCACCACCGTGCACGTGGGCATCCACCCCAGCAAGGTACGGGGGCAccggggctgctctgggcttcAGTGGGACCTCTTACCAAGGGCTGGGAGTGCTCCTGGGTCAGCAGGTGGAGCAGCCCTGCGAGAAGggtctgggggtgctgctggccaggagctggagctgccttggcccaggagcccccctgccctgggctgatccccaggggcagcaggaaggggctggCATTGTGCCCCTCAGGTGAGACccgagctggagctgctggagggatccagaggaggcagcagggatcagagggatggagcagctctgctgggagagctgggattgctCACCTGGCCAGGAGGAGCTTTGGGGTGACACAGCTGTGGTCTCACAGTGCCTGGAAGGGGCTACAAGATGGAGAGAGAATTATaagggcctggagggacaggacaagggggaatggcttcaactGGCAgagcagggttagatgggatattgggaattaggaattgttccctgtgagggtgggcaggccctggcacagggtgcccagagcagctgtggctgcccctgggtcctggcagtgcccaaggccaggctggatgggtttggagcacctgggacagtgggaggtgtccctgccatggcaggggtggcactggatgggctttaaggtcccttccaacccaacccattgtGGGGTTCTGTGAATAACAGATGGAGATTTTGCCTCAAGGATGTTAGGGTGTCATGAGCAGAGATGTGAGTTGAAACCACATTGTTTCTAGGAGTA
Coding sequences within:
- the RPL26L1 gene encoding ribosomal protein uL24-like; translated protein: MKFNPFVTSDRSKNRKRHFNAPSHIRRKIMSSPLSKELRQKYNVRSMPIRKDDEVQVVRGHYKGQQIGKVVQVYRKKYVIYIERVQREKANGTTVHVGIHPSKVVITRLKLDKDRKKILERKAKSRQVGKEKGKYKEETIEKMQE